The Corallococcus soli DNA window GGGACCACAACACCCTGCGCAAGCTGGCGGCGTACCTGGTCCGTCAGCTCCCCTCCGCTGAGAAGGCCGCGCCACGGCCAGCCGTTCCGGACGCGCTGGACCTCGATGCGGTCCGCCAGTTCGTGGCGCAGTGCGAAGCCTCTGGCGACGTGGAGTCGCTGAAGCAGCTGGCCACGCACCTGCGAGGCAAGCTGGAGGCTCCCGCGAATCCGCTCACCCCTCCCGCCCGGTTCTCGGCGAAGCGATACGAGGTCCATCCCGTCGAGGAGTCCTCGCAGCCCCGGAGCGAGCACGTCGCCCACCTGCGCGGCAAGACGCTGGGCATCACCCCCGACGCACACGGCGCCTACAAGCAGCTGGCGCAGCGGTTGGAATCCGCCGGCGCCCGAGTGGTCATCCTGCCCACGGGGCCGGTGTCCAGCGGCGCGGTGACGCTGGATTGGAAGCAGCCGGAGGTCGCCGGACAGCGACTGCGGGAACTCCAGGCGACCCAGCCGCTGGACGGGTTGATCCTGCTGCACACCACGACGGCCCCCCCCGTGCTCGCGGGGATGGAGGCCGGCGCGTGGACCTCCACCGTCAACGCCTTCACGCTGGGGCTCTATTACAGCGCGCTGTCCGTGTACGACCGGATTGGTTCGATGGCGGGGGGCGGTTGGTATCTGGTGGCGACCGCGGGAGGTGGCCTCTTCGGCCACGACAAGAGCCATCAGCGCGTTCCGCTGGCGGGCGCCGCGGGCGGCTTCGTCAAATGCCTGAAGCGGGAGCTTCCGGACGCGCGGTGCAAGGTCGTGGACCTGGACCCTCGCGAATCCGCCGCATGGGTCGAGCAGCTCTGGACGGAGCTGACTGGCGGCGATCAGGACGTGGAGACCGCCTACAGCGGCGGGCGGAGGTATGTCTTCCGGGACATCGAGACACCGCTCGTGACCGACACGACGGCGATGTCCATCAAGCCCGGCTCCGTGGTGCTCGTCTCGGGAGGAGGACGCGGGGTCGTCTACCACTGCGCCAAGCTGCTGGCCCAGGTGACGGGCGCGCGCGTGATCATCACCGGCCGCACGGTGCCGCCAAACGGAAACGAGGAGTGGCTGACGGTCGCCGACAAGGACCTGCCTGCCTACCGGATGGGCTTCGTCAAACGCTACATGGCCGCGCACCCGGGAGCGACGCCGGTCCAGGGCATGAGAGCCTTTGACTCGGACATCGCGCGTCGGCGGGAGCTGCACCGCAACCTGGAGGACTGCCGGTCCCTGGGGATCCGGTTGGACTACAAGGTCTGTGACATGACCGAGCCCGCCGCCGTCCGAGGCCTGCTGGCGGAGGTCCGCCAGCAGTACGGTCGCATCGACGGCATCGTGCATGGCGCGACGATTGAAGAGTCCAAGAGCCTGCCCATGAAGTCCGCGGAGGTGGTCGTCCGCACGCTGGCCTCCAAGGCGCACCTCTGGCAGCTGCTGGCGCAGGAGACGTGGAAGGACGAACTCCAGTTCTTCATCAACTTCGGCTCGGGCAGTGGCCGCTACGGCAATCAAGGGCAGACGGACTACTCCGCGGCCAACGCGTTGGTGGCCAAGGCCGGGCTCGTGTACGGCGCCCTGCGGCCCGGGGTGCGTAGCGTGACGATTGACTGGCCCGTGTGGGTGGGCGCCGGCATCGTGGAGAACAACCGGGACTATCTGGAGCGGCTGGGGCAGGCGGGCGTCTGCGTCATCGACCTCGCGGAAGGGGCGTACTGGTTCGTGGGGGAGCTCCTCCACGGCGGGCCCGCCGGTGAGGTCGTCATCGCGGACGACACCACGTTCGCCTCACGCGGGTGGCCCCGCCATGAGAAGGGGGCGCTCCAGGTGACCGCCCGGGAGGCGGGTGGAACCCGGTATGCCATCTGAGCAGGCGGCATCCCTGCCGCTGCTGGTCCTGTCGGGCAGCGCGTATGAGGTGGGCCGGCAATATGGCGCCCTCATGCGGCAGGAACTGGCGGAGGCCGTGTCGCGGGGCACTCCCGCCCTCCAACCCCTGCTGACGAAGCTGGGGTTGAAGGACGCGGACGTGAGGCAGCGGGTCGCGGCGCTGTCCGCCGTGCTGCCCTCCGACGTGCACGAAGAACTCCAGGGAATGTCCGATGCCAGCGGGCTCGCCCGCGAGGCACTCCTCGAACACGCGCTCATCCTGGACGTCGTGTCGGGCGCGCCCATCGGCTGCTCCCAGTTCGCGGTCCTGGGGCAGGGGACCGCCACGGGCAAGGTCCTCCATGGGCACAACCTGGATGTGCCGTACCCCTCGCTGGCGAAGCTCGCGCGGCCGTGCTGCATCGTCTACCGGGTGACGGGGCGCATCCCCTATGCCTCGATCTCGTTCTGGCCCGGGTCGTTGGGCGTGTGCGCGGGGATGAACGCGGAGGGACTGAGCCTGGGCATCAACGTCCCGGTGGCGCCCATGGACCGGCGGCCGTTCTACCCGCTCACGTTCCAGAACCGCGAGCTGCTCTCCCGCGCGCGAACGATGGACGAGGCGGCCGGCATCCTCCAGGGCCTGCCGCGCGGTGGGAGCTGGAACCTGATGCTGGCCCACCGCTCGGGGGCCGCGCGTGTCTGGGAACAGGTCGGCCCGCACTCCGGTCAGTACACGGCCGGGGCGGGCAGGGACTTCGTGGTCTCCACCAATCACCTCACGGTCGCGTACCGCCAGGCGAGGGGCCATGAGGCGGTCGCGCTGGAGATGCTCCAGGAGATGCAGGACGACTCACTCCTGCGCTTTCGCCGGCTGGAACAACTCATCGGGGCGCGCTGGGGCCGCATCAGCCTGGACACCGCGGTGGAACTTCTCCGGGACCGTGGTGAGCCCTCCGAGGCGGCTCCCCCTTCAATGAAGACCATCTGCCGGGTGGATAACGTGCTCAGCATGGCCTACGAGCCCGCGACGCTGACGATGGACTTCGCGGCGGGCGGGATTCCGGCCGCCCTGGAGCGCAGGCGCAGGCTGGCGCTGGGACCGCTGTTCCAGGATCGTGCCCCGGAGGTGGGAAAGGCCCCCCAGCCGTCGGGCCAGTTCCCCATGTTGGGGACGGCACGACCGGAGGGAGGGCGGGAGCGCACGTTCGTCCTTGAGGAGGATCACTATCTCCGGGAGCACCTGGTCAATGGCACCCCTGTGCTGCCCGGCGCCGCGGCCATTGAATGGCTCGCGGAGGTGGCGGCGCTGGAGGGCGCCGGAGAGGTGGCCGAGCTGAGAGACGTCTCCCTGGAGAAGTTCATCCGGGTGCGGCCCGACCGGCCAACGCGAGCGCATGTGCGGTGCGAGCCGAAGGGCGGACATTGGGAGGTCTCCGCGTACGCGGACCTCCATCACCCACGCGGCCTCGTGTTGCGTCCGGACGTGTTGCACTACCGGGCGGCGGTCCGGCTGGGGGCAAGGCCAGACAGGCGCGTGGAGCCGGCCTCCAAAATGGCGCGGGGGCCGGATGGAGAGATTCCCTTCAGCCGCTCCTACGTCCAGGACGCCTACTTCCACGTAGGGGAGGCCTTCCGTCGGGTCGACTGGATCAGCTTCCTGGGGCCCCGGGACGCCATCGGGTGTCTGCGAATGCCTGAGCCCACGTGCTCCTTCGCTTCCATTCCCCGCGCGCGGTATTGGATGGATCCGTTCTTCCTTGATGGGTGTTTTCAATTGGTCGGCACCCTGGGGATCCTTCACAACCAGCGGGCCCCCGTCCCCAAGGGGGTCGGGCGGTTGTCCCTGGGCCAGGATCCGAAGCCGGGCGAGCGGCTCTGGTGCCGGGCGGTGCTCACGCGGGAGGAGGGC harbors:
- a CDS encoding SDR family NAD(P)-dependent oxidoreductase, whose amino-acid sequence is MALETLVSVRDAVVSALVQGVGYPPELFSPDVELVNDLGMTPAEINDAVAAAERKLGIPPDMALPPEQHTTLNTIAQGLLKNLHREEPPASGRKVTLAQVLAFVDACALRKERPPLETLLTETTAALARMDAATKPVAPVAPSPSTDVMTLLTQALVERTGYPVDMLEPDLDLEADLGIDTVKQVEAFAQARVHLNVDKDENFRLRDFNTLRKMVDYLVGRASKGVTAIAVAPVLVAPAAVSTTPMLETLRAAMAEKTGYAPDILQPDLDLEVDLGIDTITQIEVFAAVRTNAGVERDESFRVRYHNTLRKMAAYLEGRASGSTTVITAPAPAVVAAPSPVAAPSSQADDVTRMLVTALVERTGYPQGMLELDLDLEADLGIDTVKQVEAFALVRVHLGVEKDENFRLRDHNTLRKMVAYLVKQAAPPASVPAVTPPAPMVAPATTGLTPEAVRKQLVDALVERTGYPEDMLEPDLDLEADLGIDTVKQVEAFALVRVHLGVEKDEDFRLRDHNTLHKMVTYLVGRSAVGSARPAEGASEEKVLAFLSNAFQEKTGYNIEVLGPDFDLEVDLGIDTITQIEAFAMARAAFGVPKDEGFRVRDHNTLRKLAAYLVRQLPSAEKAAPRPAVPDALDLDAVRQFVAQCEASGDVESLKQLATHLRGKLEAPANPLTPPARFSAKRYEVHPVEESSQPRSEHVAHLRGKTLGITPDAHGAYKQLAQRLESAGARVVILPTGPVSSGAVTLDWKQPEVAGQRLRELQATQPLDGLILLHTTTAPPVLAGMEAGAWTSTVNAFTLGLYYSALSVYDRIGSMAGGGWYLVATAGGGLFGHDKSHQRVPLAGAAGGFVKCLKRELPDARCKVVDLDPRESAAWVEQLWTELTGGDQDVETAYSGGRRYVFRDIETPLVTDTTAMSIKPGSVVLVSGGGRGVVYHCAKLLAQVTGARVIITGRTVPPNGNEEWLTVADKDLPAYRMGFVKRYMAAHPGATPVQGMRAFDSDIARRRELHRNLEDCRSLGIRLDYKVCDMTEPAAVRGLLAEVRQQYGRIDGIVHGATIEESKSLPMKSAEVVVRTLASKAHLWQLLAQETWKDELQFFINFGSGSGRYGNQGQTDYSAANALVAKAGLVYGALRPGVRSVTIDWPVWVGAGIVENNRDYLERLGQAGVCVIDLAEGAYWFVGELLHGGPAGEVVIADDTTFASRGWPRHEKGALQVTAREAGGTRYAI
- a CDS encoding C45 family autoproteolytic acyltransferase/hydolase — protein: MPSEQAASLPLLVLSGSAYEVGRQYGALMRQELAEAVSRGTPALQPLLTKLGLKDADVRQRVAALSAVLPSDVHEELQGMSDASGLAREALLEHALILDVVSGAPIGCSQFAVLGQGTATGKVLHGHNLDVPYPSLAKLARPCCIVYRVTGRIPYASISFWPGSLGVCAGMNAEGLSLGINVPVAPMDRRPFYPLTFQNRELLSRARTMDEAAGILQGLPRGGSWNLMLAHRSGAARVWEQVGPHSGQYTAGAGRDFVVSTNHLTVAYRQARGHEAVALEMLQEMQDDSLLRFRRLEQLIGARWGRISLDTAVELLRDRGEPSEAAPPSMKTICRVDNVLSMAYEPATLTMDFAAGGIPAALERRRRLALGPLFQDRAPEVGKAPQPSGQFPMLGTARPEGGRERTFVLEEDHYLREHLVNGTPVLPGAAAIEWLAEVAALEGAGEVAELRDVSLEKFIRVRPDRPTRAHVRCEPKGGHWEVSAYADLHHPRGLVLRPDVLHYRAAVRLGARPDRRVEPASKMARGPDGEIPFSRSYVQDAYFHVGEAFRRVDWISFLGPRDAIGCLRMPEPTCSFASIPRARYWMDPFFLDGCFQLVGTLGILHNQRAPVPKGVGRLSLGQDPKPGERLWCRAVLTREEGELLYYDFTVWNDAGAVCLEAGDYCSISVDAYTPEQKASLVGALDPSGILGARRRAAHG